The DNA segment TGGTTGCGTTCAGCTGAAGATGAGGCTTTGAAAATTGTCTATGCAGTCACGAGCTCTGATAATGTAGGCCCGACGTTTGCGAAAGTATCCGATTTTGGGANNNNNNNNNNNNNNNNNNNNNNNNNNNNNNNNNNATGTAGGACCGACGTTTGCGAAAGTATCCGATTTTTGGAATGCTCTTGTTCCTTGCAGACCTGAGGAGCCTGGTCTTCGTGATGTTAGGCCTGGTTTGCGCTTTGCATGTCACGTTTCATTTGGTTATAAGGGGCCTTTTCTTCGTCCTGTGACGGCAAATCCACAGCGCGTTGGGTAGAGATAGCATGGCCGAACCTACGGATTTCGTTGCGCAATACGCAAAGACACTGGGCTTTGACATCCGATCAAGGACTATAATTGTCGAGGGAACTACTGATGTCGAACTCTTTCGGCTCGCAGCTGGGTTAGAACGCGATGCCACGGGGATAAACCTATTGGGCAGCGAAATGGCCATAATTGCCGCAGGAGAAGGTGAGAAAGGGGGGACACGTGGCGTTAATCGGGAGCTTGTCACTCTGCGCAACCTCGCCCGTTCATGTCTTTTGCCTGATGGTCGTCAATGCTATCGTTTCATCGGTCTTTTTGATAACGATAGCGCTGGTATAATTGCTGTAAAAGCTGCCCGTAACTGGGATACAAGTATTCTTGAATATAAAGACGTATTTCGCCTCTGGCCTGTGATGCCTATAGCGGGCAATCTTGATCCGAGTTCTCTTCAGAGGACGTTTGAGCGTGAAAATACTAATTATAAGGGATTGGTTTGGGAGTTGGAGGATTTACTGCCGACTGCCTTCTTTGATGTTTTTCTGTCTGAATTCCCCCAAGCTGTCAGCCGGCGCATGTTGGTGGGCGGCAAGGTTCATCGGGATCTAACAAGAGACGGCAAGGCACATTTCCACCGGTTTATTAAACGAAATGCAATCCGAGACGATTTGACTGAAGTGGTAGAGGTTTTAAAGGCGCTAAGGCACTATTGTGGTTTGCGGCCGCCGATTAAGGAGTGAAACGAATTTAGCGGGAATCAATATTCAGCGGAAGGAGAAAAAAAAGGAACTTATGGGAACTAACTGTGGGGTCAGACTTGTTTATTGACATTTGCAATCACCCTCACACCTTCGCATACACAAGCCGTATCAGTGCCATGGCGAATGCAAAGGCGTATGCTAGAAAAACATATCGATTTTGAGCACAGCCTCTCCCCGATTCTTTCTGAGATGACCGATACCCATCATTATGGAAGCGGCAAAGCGGGAGATGCAACTCCTGGGGCTGTATAATAAGACATCAAAAGGAGGTATGTATGCCTGCTGCAGCTAAGCGTAAGGATGATCATATCAAAGTCAGCCAATTCATAACCGACACAAAAGGTCACAAAATGGCCGCAGTCATTGATATAGACGAACTCAAAAGGCTGGAGACAGTTATGGATCTTATACCTTCAACTGAACAGTGGCTTTATAAGAATAAAAAGGCGCTTGAGAGTGTTCAGAGAGGTCTGAAACAGGCAGCCAAGGGTAAGATAACAAAACTCGATCTCGACGGGCTTTAGGCTTTCCTTGTTCGACATCCTGCATCCGTCTCAAACGATCCTGTCCTGAGTTTCCCCGCCGGCTGGTACACGCTGAAGACAACACCTGAAGGATTGCAGCCTCTTTTGCCGTCTATCCGAAGCGTTCTCTGCCGTGGCTATCTTATCCGATTCCGTATACAAGACTTGCCCGCCCGCCTTCAAGCTGCCGGACATTCTTCAGCTCCAGCCCCCGGCGATGTTTCATTCCGACAAGGAGCGTCTTTCCTTCACCGGCGATAATGGGATAGACGATAAGGCGGAGTTCATCCACCAGCCCGGCATCGATAAGGCTGGCGACTGTCTGGCCGCCGCCGACAAGGTAGATGTCCTGGCCTGCTTTCTTCTTGAGAGCGGTTACCTGTTTGAGACTCCGAATGAAACTCGTCTGTGACCATTGAGCGGAATCCATGCTGCTCGAAAGCACATAATGCGGCGTCTGCGCCGTGAATTCGGCGTATTTCAGCTCTTCCGGCGTCGGTTTGCGGCCCATGATCCCCATGACCTTGTCCGGAGCGTTCTGAATCGTTGTCCATTACTGTTCGTAGCCGGGGTACATGGTGGCTCCGAGCAGGCATGCGTCCACCACCTGTACAATGCCGTAGTCGTCCGACCACGCCTCTACCCAATCCGCATATCCCTCGGGCCCGGTGAACTTCCAATCAAGAGAAACCTTCATTCCTGCGATCAGCCTTCTCATAGTAATCTCCTGTTCTTTACTGAGTCATTGAGCCCTCGTTAGGCCAGCTCTGCACATCTGACAGGGGCAATATACTTTAATTGTCCCTGTCTCGCTTCTTCACTGCCGGTCATCTCCCTCACTCCATCTCAAACGATCCTGTCCTGAGTTCCCCCGC comes from the Nitrospirota bacterium genome and includes:
- a CDS encoding dihydrofolate reductase family protein, which produces MGRKPTPEELKYAEFTAQTPHYVLSSSMDSAQWSQTSFIRSLKQVTALKKKAGQDIYLVGGGQTVASLIDAGLVDELRLIVYPIIAGEGKTLLVGMKHRRGLELKNVRQLEGGRASLVYGIG